GCGTATGTGCATCTGACTACTGTGTCGTCGTGTGCCAATCCGAACCTTTTGCGTACGATGCTCTCGACCGATACATGGAGATTATTCAGGCTGCACAACAACGTGTAAATCCCAACCTTCGAATTGCCGGCATCTTAATCTCGTTGCTCGATGCTCGAACAGCGATTGGCAACTACATCACCGAACGCATCCGCGAAGAGTACCAGGACTTCGTCTTCGACACAGTGATTCGACGCAAATCTCGAATCATCGAATTCTCGGTGGAAGGGATAAAGATTCAAACCAAGGCCGACCGAGAAGCTATCGCCATGTATGAATCGTTCGTGGAGGAGTTGAAAGCCCGTGTCAGCCGCTGACAAAAAGAAGCGCTTTGAAAGCCTAATGCCATCTCGGACAGAGACCCCACCCCACAAGTCTGAGGTCATTGACACACTTATGGGGCAAACCTATGATGCGGACGATATAGGTACACCAAAAACGCGTATGGAATCCCTACACAAAGAAAGTGTATCTCATACGTCAGAGGTCGTTTATCCACCGATGTCTAATACAACCACCACGGACGACAACGGTACAACAGACAATTCGTTTGATATCGCCGCGCGAATCCGGGCGTTCGAAGAACAACGCCGTTCACGCCCAAGTTACGACGAGTTGTATACCAAGCATACATTTCTCATTCGGAAAGACCTCATGGAGCGCTTGGAACGAGCTTCTGCAAGACACAGCAGAGGATTCAAGACGAGGTTTATCAACGAACTGCTAGAAGCAGGATTGACTCAGTTGGAGATAGAAGACTAGCATCTGTCGAAAACGCTTGTTCACAGTCGAATAGGTTTGTGCTAGAATACCGATCAACAGCGAAGGAAAACGAGTATCAATGTGGTACTTGTATAGATAGCATGACAGCAGAGAGCTGATCGATAAAATCAAAGCCCTGATAGAGCGGGCACTCTACCAGGGCTGTCACCAAGCGTTCTCGCACAACGCTGGGACATTTCTGCGAGTAGTATAACATGCGGCAGATCTCATGTCTAGGTACGTAGGCATCTTTGGTCGTATGTTCTTACACTTGGACAACGCAGAGACCAGACGTTCGTGCAGAGAACGCGGCGTCTGGTCTCTTTTGCATTTCGTTAGTAATAACGGAAGGGCGAAAAAATAAAGAAACTCCGAACGGCGGCCAAACCTCTCGGAGTTTCTCGTCCCATGAACACTTGTGTGGTTTAAGTATACCCAAAAACAACAGACCACGCAACCCTGTGCTGGCTTCTCCAGCCTGAGAACAATGGGACGCTTTCCTTCGCGAAGGAAAGTGTTTTTTCGTCCTCCACTCCAAGGAGGAACGAATATGGCCTATACCCCAGCAAAAGTCCGCAAAGGCTGGTCTGAGAACTGGTTCCGCTGCCCCAACAGTATCTACGACATCGACTACATCAGTGGCTACGCCAAAGCTGTCTACATCTTTCTTTGCCGTTGTGCCGACGGAGAAGGACAAAGCTTCCCGGGATACAATGCAATCGCAAAAGCGATTGGATTTGGTCGTACTCGAACGATAGAAGCCATTAAGGAATTAGAACAAGCAGGGCTCTTGGTGAAAGAACACCGACGAAACGAAGAGACGGGTGAATACTACAGTAATCTCTACACGGTGATTCACCCTGACGACGTTGCTTTTAGGGGGGGTATGTCGCCACACGGTATACCTATGTCGCGTGACGACACACCCCTGTCGCCAGACGACATACCTATGTCGCCACACGACAGACGTGTGTCGCCAGGCGGACGAGAAGTAAGATCTATAGATCAAGATCCACCTACAAAGATCTACATACACACACGGAGCCAAGCAGCTGCCACGTTGGCTACCAGCAACAATGAGCACCTGACATCTAACACTGCACTTGAGGAAGTGTGTGAGACTGTAAATGAGGCGTTGGTCCAGCTGGGCATACGAGCACAAAAGAAGACTCTACTTCACTGGTTACAGATTGCGACTCCGGAAGAGATCATTGAAGCGGCTTCTCTTGCTACTCGAGAGGGTGTCAAATCACCGGCTGGGTACATCGGAACAGTTCTTCGGAACGGTTTGGTTCGAGTCGAGAAGTCAACTGCGAAACATAAAGACCCTAGATACAATGAATTCTATAAGTTGTTTCCCTAAATTTGTTGAATAGTGGTTTCAACACTATGGAAAACGGAGGTGCGCCGTCGCCCGCACCCACTGACGTATACGGTTGAAGATTACATTTGTGGTGGTTGGCTCACATCATTCCTTCGAAGTCTGAAAGGTCCGTGGACTGCGGGGTGTGTGGCTGGTCGTCAGCGACGCACACGTGGGTTTGCGCCAAGCGATTGCCTCGGCCGCCGTCTTACCCTTTCGCTCCTTAGGAGGCACTGCCTTGAGGGCTTCGTCAAATTTTCGTCGCGCATGCGCCCAACATCCGGCAAGGGTGACATCCGGCAAGCCCTCATAGCCCGCGTATCCATCCACGTGCAGATAACCTTGAAATCCCGCCAAGAACCGCTGCGGATGTTCTGCATTCCGCGTCTCTTGGTAGTCGTACAGCACCACAGGCGGTTCGTCCGTACCGCTCCGGTACACCCACATGTACGACTGGGTCTGCGCTGCGCGCCCGGCTTCATGTAACACTTGCAGCGTCGTTTCGTCCGCATGCAGATAACGCTGCGCCAAGAGCACTTGGCGAAGTTTCGCATAGAGCGGCTCTAACCATGTCTCCGCCGCGTGCACGACCCAGTTCGCCAGCGTCTGGCGGGACAGCGGATACCCGTGCCGCGCAAATTGTTGCTCTTGCCGATACAGCGGCATCCCGTCGACAAATTTCTTCGTCATCACGTATGCCACTGCTTCCGGCGTCGCGAGACTCTTCGCCTGCACCGGCTTCGGCGTCGGTGCACGCACCACAGGGGTCTCCACGTCCTGCGCTTCACAATGCCGGCAGGCGTACACGTACCGCACGTACTCGACTTTTTTCATCTGGGCCGGGATGATTTTCACGCGCCGCGTGATCTCGCGGCTCATCTCATGCAGTTCACCCGCACATTTCGGGCAGACTCGCTCGTCATCTGACAGTCGGTATTCGACGACCTCATCTGCTTCGCCCTGATATAGCCAGGCGTCACGTTCGCGCACCGCGCGAGGCTTCCGGCGCTCATACGTGATGGTCTCCGTCTCCACGTCTTCTGACGGCGCTTTCGTATCGGCTTCGCCGGTCTCTTCCGAACTTTGGGCGTCCGCTTCGACTTCGGCTTCGTTGAACAGCGAGAGCTGGACGCTGTCCGACTCAGCCTGGGTCTTGCGCCGTTTTTCACTGGAAGCCCCAAACAGACGATGACGGAGCAGATGGATCTGCTCCTCCAAGTAGGCCACCTGTTGGCGCAATTGCTCCTTTTCCCGCTGCAGAGCTTCGTATTTCTTGTTCGGTCATGGTGATGGTGCCGTTCTCGTGCGTCATGCCCTAAGCATTCGACAGCCCAGATCCGATTCCTGCTGATGCGGCTTAGATCGCAGAACGGACATACACGGCTCGATGCGCTCTCGGCTGCTCGAGCGGCAGACCATCCAGGAGCCAGTTCAGCTCTCGCCGTGTGATCACCATGGTCTTGGCATCGCCAGTCTCGGGCCAGTCGAATCGGCCGCGCTCTAAGCGCCGATAGTACAGCCAAAAGCCGTTGTGCGACCAGTGCAGGATTTTGAGCTTGTCCCGTTGCCGATTGCAGAAGACAAACAAACATGGCGAAAACGGATCGAGCTGAAACGACGCCTGGACGAGCGCGGCGAGTCCGTCAATGGATTTGCGCATGTCTGTGGCACCGCAGGCGAGATACACGCGGTGATCCGAAGTCCAGTCGAAGGCTAACAAACGTGCATCACGAGCCGGATGAGCTCAGCAAGCGTCGAGGCGTCGTAGCCAGGATGGACGTCAATCTCGACCGAACCCACGCGCAGGGTCAGGGGCGAACGGCTTGCATCCGAAGGTGATGAGGTCGTCACGACCGACACGAACGACGTGGCTTGCGTACCAGGTGCGGTTTCGTTTCGTAGTCGACGAAGCCAGTACCAGAACTGATGAGGCTTCAGACCGTGTTCAGCGCAAAACTGACTGGCGGACTGGCCGCTGTCGTAGAAGGCAGCGATACGTTCACGCCAAAGTTCACGACGCTCCTGGTGAGACATGTGCTCTCGCATACAAGAACCCTCTCGTGGCTTGATGACGACATTCTCAACCGACGGGAGGATGAAAGCCATGTGGGTCTCAGTTTACGCTTACAAAGGAACGAAGACCAACGAGGCGGAGTTCACACGACGAGCGAAGAAGGCCGTCGAGTGTCTCGAAAGGCAGATGCCCGCATTGGTCGGTCCGCATGCGGACCGACCATGGGTGAAGTACGTCTTGCGCGAACTTTCCAGAATTCCGTCTCTGGTGGCTTAAGGCAGATCAGTGGGGTCTCCCCCTACGACAATTTGACACGGACAACTCGTCAAACCTAAGTTGATCCACAACGGAGAAGCGCATAAAATTAGAACTGTTAATAATAATGCAATATAGCAGGCAGGTTGAGTGCTGCGTTGATAAGACAGGAAGGCTATTTGCAAAGAGGTGAAATGAATGTATATACACTTCTGAGATTTTAGGTTTTGGTATCGTTGTTTTCTATTACCTGGTCGCTACCATCTATGTTGAGAGCCACCGGTGTTAGACTGACGTCTCAAGAACGGTAAACACATCTACCTATATGACGGAATGAGTTTATGTTTCCTCTTTACTCGATACTGATGAAATACTGACAATTGATTTAGCGTGACGAACGACAAACTAGCGAGGGTTTTGCAGAATTCAATTTCTAACGTTTAACTACTATATGTAGCGGGCTCCATGATAATTAGACGCTATATATGGTGTGCAGGCCGCGCGCAGGAGTCATTCTGCAAAACCCTCTAGCGAGTTAAGAGAAAAGAGGAAACGACTCTTATTTTGTTTGGATGGTAAGAGTTTAAGAGATTATTCACGGAGGAGGGGTTAACAAGTGATAGGTCTGAACAGTGATATAAACGATTTGTTTTCGGCTTTTGTGAAAAATGCACTTTATGAAGGAAAGTTGTCCGACCGCGACAAAGCGATCGTGCAATTAGCGTTATCCTATGCCTTCGAAGATATTGAGGGCTTACGAGAGGCCATCGTGGACGCCAAGCAGCTGGGCATAACAAATCAAGAAATCGGTCACATATGTGCTTTGGTCATTGTAAGCCGCGGACAAAGAATTGCTAACTTAGGACAGGTAAGTTATTCCTTTGGATGGAAAGAATCTTCTCAGTCAAGTTGTTGTAAGTAGGAGATGTAGATTATGAATGAAAAGCCGCAGGCAGTAGTTGTAATAGGTACACGTGAACATGAAGGAGAAGTTGAGCTTGTTCGTGCATTGGGCTATCGCGTTCTATTATTGAATACAAAGATTAACATCGAAGATGCGTTAGTTGCAGACGTCCCCGTTGAATTAGATTTGAATGACGAGACCCTCGTTATTAGTAAGGTAATCGATTTAACAAACCACTATTACATTAAAGCAGTATTTACATTGAACGAATATCGCGTACCATTGAGTGCTCGAATTGCGGAAACTCTAGGATTACAAAGAACAATTTCGTACGAGGCTGCTCAAAATTGCCGGAACAAAAAATTGACTCGACGAACGTTAATGCGAAACGGTATTCAAGCAATGAAGTTTGCTACAGTAAAAACTCCTGCAGAAGCGCTCGACGTAATTGCAGACATGGATCTTCCAGTCGTTGTTAAACCAGCAAACGATGCGGGGAGTCACTTGGTTTATCGTTGTGATACACTTCAAGAAGTGTGGGAGGCTGTAGAGGCTATCGCCCAAACACCCTATAATTGGGTTGGTCAAAATCGAGATCCTGAGATTCTGATTGAAGAGTACCTTGTTGGTAAGGAATATAGTGTGGAGGCATGTACTATCCAAGGTGAAACTCATATATTAGCCATAACTGAGAAAGAAACAACAACCACAAATGTGTCAGTTGAAATTGGTCATACGGTTCCAGCTATTCTTGAGGAAGAACAAGTTTCTTCTATTCACGATTTAGTTAAGAAAGCCCTTCGGGCGTTAGGCGTAGACAATTGTGTGACACATACTGAAATTAAGCTTGATGGGAACAGTCTTCGGATTGTCGAGGTTAATGCTCGACCGGCGGGAGATAAAATCCCACTCTTAGTGAGGGCGGTTACTGGTTACGATCTTCGGGAATTGGCATTGCATATAGCTTTAGGCGGGCAATTTGAAAACGCGCCGCGCCATGAAGTCTTAGCCCCCGTTGCGGCAATTCGATTTTTAATAGCGGATAAACATGGGGTAGTTTCTTATGACAGCCGAGGTGTGCTTGAGTTTGAAGAAATGAAGTATATTGAATTTTTTACTAAGAATGGATATGTCGTAAAGAAAACAACTAGTAACTATAATCGTCTTGGTTATTTCGTGGTCTTCGGTAAAAATCGCGACCATGTGGAAACCGTAAATCGCAAGATCTTATCAAAGTTGAATTTGCGGATTTCCGATATATAGCAAATAAACTTGACAAAAGATTGCTTTACTATTGTTATGACTCAATTATCCGATTAGTGTTTTCTTTTGTTTTTTTAAAGGGTGATATGTTGAATGAAGATAGTATATACATTGAGTTTCGCGGTATTCCTGTTGGTAACTGGCACCGGAATTGTTGCCCCGTTAATTGGGCCGTATGCGCATAGTTTAGGTGCTGGAGGGTTTTGGATTGGTTTGTTATTTAGTGGGTTTTATATTGTTCGTTTGTTAGTTGGGACTCCTGTCGGTCGACTTGCAGATCACCAAGGGCCAAAAAGAGTACTTATCTACAGCTTGATACTTTATCCCTTGATTTCGATAGCTTATTGGAGCGCGCACAGTGTAGGGGTTTTGTTTGCGGCTCGGTTATTGCACGGTTTAGCTTCGGCAATGATGTTGCCTATGGCGATGACTTATGTGGGGGCAATTACTCCGCCAGGGCAAGAAGGAAGATATATGGGTATTTATAATACCTTCCTGTTTATCGCGGGAGGAATTGGACCTCTGCTCGGTGGATTATTAGCAAGTGAATTATCGCCAAATGCCGCTTTTCTCAGTCTATCGCTCTTGGCAATAGGTTCTTTGTTGCTGGTAATTCCGTTGCCGAGAGTTTCATCTGCGTCTAAGGAAAAAAACGGTATGAATCATTGGGGGATGGGAGATTTAATTATATCCCCTGGTATACTTGCCCTTGCTGTACTGAATGTGGAGAATGCCGTATTAGACGTGTTTCAAGTGTCTTTTTTTCCAGTGTTCGCGCAGAATCGTGGGCTAAGTTTGCTGGCTATTGGGTTCCTGATAGCCATAAATAGTATTGTGATAGGTGCAAGTCAGGTTCCATGTGGGTGGCTGGTAGACCGCACTAATAAATATTACCTTGTGTTAGTGTCTGGAATTGTCACTTCTGTTCTATTGACGATGTTTCCTTTATGCAGGAAATTATGGGTGATTACGATGCTCATGATTCTGATAGGATTTTCCTCGGCGATAACTATTGCGGCCTCGTCAGCTTTATCTACTATGCTTGGACGTACTGGTGGAATGGGCCATGTCATGGGGTTCCTGAATTCAGCAACGAGCTTTGGGATGATTGTAGGTCCGATTGTATCGGGTATTATCTTAGATAAGTTAAATGTTTACTTCACATTTTACTTCAATAGCATTGTATGGTTGGTCAGTACAATGCTATTTGCTATGTTGTGGATGGTGCACAATAGACGTATCTCGAAGAAACAAGACGTACCTATTTCATATTAAAGGGTGGGGTACACATGAGAAAGAATGTGAACGCGAATTGTTGCTCAGCGGAACCTGAACCGTTGACGCCGGCAAAGAGGGTTATTAAGGATTTTTATGATACTGTTGCCGTGGGAAGTGGACCATATCCGGCTTCAACGGATAGGTTCTCGCCGGCTGCGCCAACTGAGAAGATCTTAGAGTATGTAAAGCGGACCAATTGCAGGCGTATCCTCGATGTAGGTTGCGGCATGGGAACAACGCTTCTTCGTATGGCTCAAGAGCATGTATCCGGTGTTCAATTTATAGGCGTAGATTTTAGCGAAAAGATGATTGAAAGAGCACGTACGTCTAGTTTGTCACTACATGATGACCTAAGAAAGAAAATAGGATTCTTTGTCGCAAATGCTGAGTCTCTACCCTACATGGAAGGACAATTTGACTTCGTTTTCAGCGAATGCGTACTTAATTTGATTCCTGAACGCGAAAAAGCTATTGCCGAAGTCATGCGAGTACTTGCCCCTGGAGGTATGTTTGTATACACAGATTTCGTTGCGTTCTCACCAATTTCCAATTCTATCCGTGATAATCTGAATCTCGTTAGCGGATGCAGAGCGGGAAGTAAAACGTTGAGTGAGAATATTCGATTATTAGAGGAAACGGGTTTCGTTAAAATTGAATGCATTGATTTCACATCGGACAAGAACAAACGCTATGCTGACTTGATGAACGAGAGTGAACAAATTCGCAGGGAATTTGAAGAGTTTCGAAATTTGTATCCTGACGCCGCAGCTTTCTTGGATGAAAGAGTGGGATATTACCTGATCCTTGGCTGCAAGCCGATTTGAGCGGTATTTCATAGGAAATATTTGTGTATCTGGCTGTCAAGCGGTGTGAAGAGTTTCCGTAGGAGATGTTTTGCCTAAAGGTGCAGTGGGACAGACGCGTCCGCGATGTGGAGTCGATCGTTCTAGGAAAGGGTACTGGTGAATTACGCCAGGTGAGAAATCAAAGTCTGCGTTGGCTGGCGCAACTGTCTCCCGTATGGATGATGAGTTCACTAGCGAGGTGAAGTAAAATGAAAATTCTATTGGTCTCGGTTTTTGAAGGTGGGTTTCAACCTCAAACTATAGCAACTGCCGCAGGAGCTTTATCTGAAATTGGCGTGGAGATTGATGCGTTAGATGTATATATAGAAGATCTGAGATTTAATAAAGTGTCCGATGCAAACCTTGTCGCGATTTCCGTGCCGCTATTTGACTCAATTCAACCTGCTATCGCGCTGTCGAAAGAAATTCGTAAAATAAACCCACGCACACATGTCACTTTCTTCGGTCAACATGCCACAATTCATGCACAAAAACTGGCTTCGACATATGGTGATTCATGCATCCGGGGTGACTGGGAATATCCGTTAATTAATCTTGCTCGGTATCTGATGGGCAATAATAGCGAATTAGTTGGGGTACTTCTTGCTGATGACGCAAAGAAGGGTAAAAGTACTCCTGTTTACATTGGAAGGAATGACCTGCGAGTCCCGGCTAGGAGTATTTTACCCCCGTTAGATAAGTATCCACAACCTCATGTGGAACGTATCATGGGATCTAAACAGGTGGTAGGCGCTACTGAGATTGCTCGGGGCTGTCATCATAAATGTCTGTACTGTTCCGTCTTTGCCGCGTATAACGGAAAGGTTGTATTGATTCCCGAAGACATTGTTTTGGAGGATGCAAAAAATTTGGTTGAGCAGGGTATGACCCATTTGTCGTTTATTGATGCGGACTTCTTCAATGCAAAATGGCATGGAATTAAAATTATACGGAAGCTGCATGAAAAATATCCGTTCTTAACATATGACTTCACTACGCGGGTGGATCACATTCTTGAGAATAGAGATACATTTCGAGAAATGGTTAATCTCGGCGTTAAATTTGTAACTTCTGCTCTGGAATTTCCTTCAGAGGAATTACTCGATGAGGTGGAAAAGCAAATTACTGTTAATGATATTCGCGAGGCAATCAAGTTCCTGAGAGAAATCGGAATGAAATTGAACCCAACATTCATTATGTTCAATCCATGGACAAGACTGGAGGATCTAATTGAGTTCAGAGCATTTATAGAAGATAACAATTTACAAGACTTGATTGACCCCGTACAGTATCAAACACGACTACATCTTTACAAAGGATCTCCATTATTGATAAAAAAATCTGTAAAAAATTTAGAATTAACAGAGTTAGAATTCCACTATGAATGGAAACATCCAGATCCTAGAGTTGACGAGTTGTATAGTCAGCTTCATAAACCAGTGGAAAATGGAGTGATGAAGAGGTGTTGTTTGAAGTGCTAGGTATACGTACACATTATCCAGTACCGCTCTCAATTTAGGGTACCATTTTGACAGACTGCGTTTAAATGCCACCACGTGATTGTCTGGAAATGCACCGACGGATAAAGAGTCGTCAACACTTAAAGGAAGTGGTTCGAAGTGACACAGCTGGATATTACACAGCGGCCGCATCCAGTTGATAACAAGACGACAGTATCGAGTCCCACGTTACTCCAAAAGTGTTTTGCGGAATTTATCGGAACATATTGTTTGGTGTTTTCTGGAACAGGTGCTATTGTCGTCGATTCGATTACTCATCAGGTGACACCTGTCGGTGTTGCGATGGTCTTTGGGTTAATTGTCATGGCGTTGATTTACGCATTCGGTCATGTCTCGGGTGCACATTTTAATCCTGCAGTGACGATCGGTTTCGTCGTTGCCGGTGAAATGAGGCTAGTTGACGCGCCCCTGTATATCGCTGCACAAATGGCGGGTGCCGTATGTGCTAGTTGCACGTTGGTGATTATGTTTGGAAATGTACATTACTTAGGCGCTACAATACCGTCATCATCGTGGTAACAGTCCTTTATATTAGAAACAATATTAACATTCATTCTTATGACTGTAATCTTGGGATCCGCTGTTCATGGTAAAGCAATAAAGCCCTTTGCTGGCATTGCAATTGGTGCTACTGTTGCGCTGGATGCTCTATTTGGAGGCCCAATCAGTGGTGCGTCCATGAATCCGGCTCGTTCGTTCGGACCTGCAGTAGTCTCAGGCATGTTTCATTTTTTGTGGATTTATTTCGTGGCTACTGTGTTGGGGGCAGTTATAGCATCAGCTATTTACAGGATCATTAGATTCTGAGGAGCTTCTTAGAATGGGAGGAGACTTTCATGAGTGTAAAACTGGTACTTCTCGGAGGATTTTTAGGGGCAGGGAAAACCACAACGTTGATTCGGGCTGCGCACATGTTTCAAAGTGCAGGTCAGAACGTCGCAGTAATTACCAACGATCAAGGCACGGAATTAATTGATACAGAATTGTCCCGTTTAAATGAGCTGAATACCGAAGAAGTTACGGGCGGTTGTTTTTGCTGCAGATTCAATGAGCTTTATGACAAATTGATATCTCTGAAATCTCAATTTCGACCAGATGTTATTATCGCTGAGGCGGTTGGAAGTTGCACAGATTTGGCCGCCACTGTCATAAGACCTCTTAAACAATATTACGGTAAGGAATTCGATGTGGCGCCTCTGACGGTAGTCGTGGATCCGGGTCGCATTCTTTCTGAGATTGGGCCAAAAGAGAAAATTAATTTTTCTAGATCTGTTAGCTATATCTTTGATAAGCAACTATCGGAAGCCGATATCATTGCGTTGAACAAGATAGATAAGTACGAAGAGAGGTGCATTAATGATTTGGAGGATTATTTACAGAAGCGCTATCCCACTGCTGTTATTCATACCTTTTCGGCCCATCGAGGAGATAACATGGAGAGGTTATTGGACCTCTGGAGGACACTGAACATAAGTGGAGAGAAAGCCCTAGATATTGACTATGACAAGTATGCACAAGGAGAAGCAAAACTTGCTTGGCTGAATTCATTGATTGACTTATCCGTGGACGAGGCTAATCATTTCGATGCTAAGTTATGGATGCATATGTTTCTGGATAAATTACACGAACATTTTCTTCGTGAAAAGATGGCAATTGCACATCTAAAGGTTTACGTTGGTTCCGACAATGGCTTTATTAAAGCGAGTATTGTTGAAACAGGAGACACGCCGACTTATATAGTCAAGGAGCCTGTAAATGGACAAGAATTCCGCGTGGTAATCAATATTCGTATAGAGACCGAGCCTGAGCTCCTGAGTCTTGTAGTCGCGGACGCACTCGCAATTGTAAATAAGGAGATGAAAGTTAAGTGGAAACAAACATATCACGAATGCTTCAGTCCATTACCACCTAATCCGACTCACAGGTTACGCGTAGCGGCAAAATGATCCGTGGGGAGGAGATCTTGTTGAGAAAAATCGTAGTAGAGGTACTTCCTAAGTACTCATCGGAAAACTGCTGCTCGGTAGACGGCGAGGAGACGACAATCGACTGTTGCAATCCACTTGTTGAAGCAAATGAGCTGAAAGATAAGATCAAGAATGTGTTAGGTGATTTGGTAGTAATACATGTATTTGACTATACTCTTAGCGTCGACTGGAGTCTGGCCGTAAATAGACTACGACAATTGTTTAAAGAAAGGGGATTCAGAGGGCTTTCTGAAATGG
This region of Alicyclobacillus acidocaldarius subsp. acidocaldarius DSM 446 genomic DNA includes:
- a CDS encoding helix-turn-helix domain-containing protein; this encodes MAYTPAKVRKGWSENWFRCPNSIYDIDYISGYAKAVYIFLCRCADGEGQSFPGYNAIAKAIGFGRTRTIEAIKELEQAGLLVKEHRRNEETGEYYSNLYTVIHPDDVAFRGGMSPHGIPMSRDDTPLSPDDIPMSPHDRRVSPGGREVRSIDQDPPTKIYIHTRSQAAATLATSNNEHLTSNTALEEVCETVNEALVQLGIRAQKKTLLHWLQIATPEEIIEAASLATREGVKSPAGYIGTVLRNGLVRVEKSTAKHKDPRYNEFYKLFP
- the tnpB gene encoding IS66 family insertion sequence element accessory protein TnpB (TnpB, as the term is used for proteins encoded by IS66 family insertion elements, is considered an accessory protein, since TnpC, encoded by a neighboring gene, is a DDE family transposase.) — its product is MLAFDWTSDHRVYLACGATDMRKSIDGLAALVQASFQLDPFSPCLFVFCNRQRDKLKILHWSHNGFWLYYRRLERGRFDWPETGDAKTMVITRRELNWLLDGLPLEQPRAHRAVYVRSAI
- the tnpA gene encoding IS66 family insertion sequence element accessory protein TnpA, with the protein product MREHMSHQERRELWRERIAAFYDSGQSASQFCAEHGLKPHQFWYWLRRLRNETAPGTQATSFVSVVTTSSPSDASRSPLTLRVGSVEIDVHPGYDASTLAELIRLVMHVC
- a CDS encoding carboxymuconolactone decarboxylase family protein, with the protein product MIGLNSDINDLFSAFVKNALYEGKLSDRDKAIVQLALSYAFEDIEGLREAIVDAKQLGITNQEIGHICALVIVSRGQRIANLGQVSYSFGWKESSQSSCCK
- a CDS encoding ATP-grasp domain-containing protein; protein product: MNEKPQAVVVIGTREHEGEVELVRALGYRVLLLNTKINIEDALVADVPVELDLNDETLVISKVIDLTNHYYIKAVFTLNEYRVPLSARIAETLGLQRTISYEAAQNCRNKKLTRRTLMRNGIQAMKFATVKTPAEALDVIADMDLPVVVKPANDAGSHLVYRCDTLQEVWEAVEAIAQTPYNWVGQNRDPEILIEEYLVGKEYSVEACTIQGETHILAITEKETTTTNVSVEIGHTVPAILEEEQVSSIHDLVKKALRALGVDNCVTHTEIKLDGNSLRIVEVNARPAGDKIPLLVRAVTGYDLRELALHIALGGQFENAPRHEVLAPVAAIRFLIADKHGVVSYDSRGVLEFEEMKYIEFFTKNGYVVKKTTSNYNRLGYFVVFGKNRDHVETVNRKILSKLNLRISDI
- a CDS encoding MFS transporter, with product MKIVYTLSFAVFLLVTGTGIVAPLIGPYAHSLGAGGFWIGLLFSGFYIVRLLVGTPVGRLADHQGPKRVLIYSLILYPLISIAYWSAHSVGVLFAARLLHGLASAMMLPMAMTYVGAITPPGQEGRYMGIYNTFLFIAGGIGPLLGGLLASELSPNAAFLSLSLLAIGSLLLVIPLPRVSSASKEKNGMNHWGMGDLIISPGILALAVLNVENAVLDVFQVSFFPVFAQNRGLSLLAIGFLIAINSIVIGASQVPCGWLVDRTNKYYLVLVSGIVTSVLLTMFPLCRKLWVITMLMILIGFSSAITIAASSALSTMLGRTGGMGHVMGFLNSATSFGMIVGPIVSGIILDKLNVYFTFYFNSIVWLVSTMLFAMLWMVHNRRISKKQDVPISY
- the arsM gene encoding putative arsinothricin biosynthesis methyltransferase ArsM produces the protein MRKNVNANCCSAEPEPLTPAKRVIKDFYDTVAVGSGPYPASTDRFSPAAPTEKILEYVKRTNCRRILDVGCGMGTTLLRMAQEHVSGVQFIGVDFSEKMIERARTSSLSLHDDLRKKIGFFVANAESLPYMEGQFDFVFSECVLNLIPEREKAIAEVMRVLAPGGMFVYTDFVAFSPISNSIRDNLNLVSGCRAGSKTLSENIRLLEETGFVKIECIDFTSDKNKRYADLMNESEQIRREFEEFRNLYPDAAAFLDERVGYYLILGCKPI
- the arsL gene encoding arsinothricin biosynthesis radical SAM protein ArsL: MKILLVSVFEGGFQPQTIATAAGALSEIGVEIDALDVYIEDLRFNKVSDANLVAISVPLFDSIQPAIALSKEIRKINPRTHVTFFGQHATIHAQKLASTYGDSCIRGDWEYPLINLARYLMGNNSELVGVLLADDAKKGKSTPVYIGRNDLRVPARSILPPLDKYPQPHVERIMGSKQVVGATEIARGCHHKCLYCSVFAAYNGKVVLIPEDIVLEDAKNLVEQGMTHLSFIDADFFNAKWHGIKIIRKLHEKYPFLTYDFTTRVDHILENRDTFREMVNLGVKFVTSALEFPSEELLDEVEKQITVNDIREAIKFLREIGMKLNPTFIMFNPWTRLEDLIEFRAFIEDNNLQDLIDPVQYQTRLHLYKGSPLLIKKSVKNLELTELEFHYEWKHPDPRVDELYSQLHKPVENGVMKRCCLKC
- a CDS encoding GTP-binding protein translates to MSVKLVLLGGFLGAGKTTTLIRAAHMFQSAGQNVAVITNDQGTELIDTELSRLNELNTEEVTGGCFCCRFNELYDKLISLKSQFRPDVIIAEAVGSCTDLAATVIRPLKQYYGKEFDVAPLTVVVDPGRILSEIGPKEKINFSRSVSYIFDKQLSEADIIALNKIDKYEERCINDLEDYLQKRYPTAVIHTFSAHRGDNMERLLDLWRTLNISGEKALDIDYDKYAQGEAKLAWLNSLIDLSVDEANHFDAKLWMHMFLDKLHEHFLREKMAIAHLKVYVGSDNGFIKASIVETGDTPTYIVKEPVNGQEFRVVINIRIETEPELLSLVVADALAIVNKEMKVKWKQTYHECFSPLPPNPTHRLRVAAK
- the vcpD gene encoding ArsD-related vicinal cysteine protein VcpD: MRKIVVEVLPKYSSENCCSVDGEETTIDCCNPLVEANELKDKIKNVLGDLVVIHVFDYTLSVDWSLAVNRLRQLFKERGFRGLSEMDNILEVVTPVVIVNGNLVSFVCPFDFEKIVSRIMTMSYE